Proteins co-encoded in one Candidatus Rokuibacteriota bacterium genomic window:
- the ligA gene encoding NAD-dependent DNA ligase LigA — protein MPSQADAAARIDVLRREIRRHDELYYAEARPEISDAEYDRLKRELVELEAAHPELRAADSPTQRVSGRATEAFAAVEHLAAMLSLDNGMSAEELLEFEVRLQRSLPGAAFEYVCEPKIDGLGVALLYEHGRFTRGATRGDGRVGEDVTHTLRTVKAIPERLHGPLRAVRTLEVRGEVFMPREAFTRLNAALEEAGEPVFANPRNAAAGAVRQKDPAIAATRPLDIFLYHVSACSPARFGSHWETLEALRESGFPVNPRSKRCRDMDTVLAYCREVEAGRDNLDYDADGVVVKVNDLEQQRRLGATAHHPRWAIAYKFAARQATTRVLEITVNVGKSGALTPTARLEPVELAGVTVSNVSLHNEDEVRRKDVRVGDTVLIERAGDVIPYLVQVIASKRPPEARPFRMPHRCPACGGAAIRPEGEAIWRCTSAACPAQLKERLFHWGSRRAMDIEHLGEGVVAQLVDRGLVREFADLYRLTVAELAALDRMADKSARNLRDAIQASKRRGLARLLNGLGIRMIGERAAQLLASRFGSIERLERAGEAEIGEIYGIGPQIAKAVTAFFAEERNRRTVQRLRDAGVVMAEEGAHEGPRPLAGKTLVLTGSLRSLTRDQARDLVTRLGGRVSGSVSKKTDYVVVGEDPGGKADDARRLKVEILGEEEFLRLVGRAS, from the coding sequence ATGCCGAGCCAGGCCGACGCTGCCGCCCGGATCGATGTGCTCCGGCGGGAGATCCGCCGCCACGACGAACTGTACTACGCTGAGGCCCGCCCCGAGATCTCGGATGCCGAGTACGACCGCCTGAAGCGCGAGCTGGTGGAGCTGGAGGCGGCGCACCCTGAGCTCCGCGCGGCCGACAGCCCCACCCAGCGCGTGAGCGGGCGTGCCACCGAGGCCTTCGCCGCCGTGGAGCACCTGGCCGCCATGCTGTCGCTGGACAACGGCATGAGCGCCGAGGAGCTGCTCGAGTTCGAGGTGCGGCTCCAGCGCAGCCTCCCGGGCGCGGCCTTCGAGTACGTCTGCGAGCCCAAGATCGACGGCCTCGGCGTGGCTCTCCTCTACGAGCACGGCCGCTTCACCCGGGGCGCCACGCGGGGAGACGGCCGGGTGGGCGAGGACGTGACCCACACCCTCAGGACTGTCAAGGCCATCCCCGAGCGCCTCCACGGTCCGCTGCGCGCGGTACGGACGCTCGAGGTCCGGGGCGAGGTCTTCATGCCTCGCGAGGCCTTCACGCGGCTCAACGCGGCGCTGGAGGAGGCAGGCGAGCCCGTCTTCGCCAACCCGCGCAATGCTGCGGCGGGCGCCGTGCGCCAGAAGGATCCGGCGATCGCGGCGACCCGTCCGCTGGACATCTTCCTTTACCACGTGAGTGCCTGCAGCCCCGCCCGCTTCGGCTCCCACTGGGAGACGCTGGAGGCGCTCCGGGAGAGCGGCTTCCCCGTCAACCCGCGCTCGAAGCGCTGCCGGGATATGGACACGGTGCTCGCCTACTGCCGGGAGGTCGAGGCGGGGCGCGACAACCTCGACTACGACGCCGACGGCGTGGTGGTGAAGGTCAACGATCTCGAGCAGCAGCGCCGGCTCGGCGCCACCGCGCATCACCCGCGCTGGGCCATCGCCTACAAGTTCGCTGCGCGCCAGGCCACGACGCGCGTGCTGGAGATCACCGTCAACGTGGGCAAGAGCGGTGCGCTCACCCCGACCGCCCGGCTCGAACCGGTGGAGCTGGCGGGCGTCACCGTGAGCAACGTGAGCCTCCACAACGAGGACGAGGTCAGGAGGAAAGACGTGCGCGTCGGGGACACGGTCCTCATCGAGCGGGCGGGAGACGTCATCCCGTACCTGGTCCAGGTGATCGCGAGCAAGCGCCCCCCGGAGGCGCGCCCCTTCCGCATGCCTCACCGCTGCCCGGCCTGCGGAGGGGCCGCCATCCGTCCCGAGGGCGAGGCCATCTGGCGCTGCACGAGCGCCGCTTGCCCCGCCCAGCTCAAGGAGCGCCTCTTCCACTGGGGCTCGCGACGGGCCATGGACATCGAGCATCTGGGCGAGGGGGTGGTCGCCCAGCTCGTGGACCGCGGGCTCGTGCGCGAGTTCGCGGATCTCTACCGCCTCACCGTGGCGGAGCTCGCCGCCCTCGACCGCATGGCGGACAAATCGGCGCGGAACCTCCGCGACGCCATCCAGGCCTCGAAGAGGCGGGGGCTGGCCCGCCTGCTCAACGGCCTCGGCATCAGGATGATCGGCGAGCGCGCGGCCCAGCTCCTGGCCTCGCGCTTCGGCAGCATCGAGCGCCTGGAGCGGGCCGGCGAGGCGGAGATCGGCGAGATCTACGGCATCGGCCCGCAGATCGCAAAGGCCGTCACCGCCTTCTTCGCGGAGGAACGGAACCGTAGGACCGTCCAGCGGCTCCGCGACGCCGGCGTCGTCATGGCCGAGGAGGGCGCCCACGAGGGACCCCGTCCCCTGGCCGGCAAGACCCTCGTCCTCACCGGCAGCCTCAGGAGCCTGACGCGTGACCAGGCCAGGGACCTCGTGACCCGGCTCGGCGGGCGCGTCAGCGGCTCCGTGTCGAAGAAGACCGACTACGTCGTGGTGGGCGAGGACCCGGGTGGGAAGGCCGACGACGCGCGCCGCCTCAAGGTCGAGATCCTCGGCGAGGAGGAGTTCCTCCGGCTGGTGGGACGCGCGTCGTGA
- a CDS encoding citramalate synthase, with protein MQRLIKVYDTTLRDGTQGEGVAFSMEDKVRIAQRLDALGIHYIEGGWPGSNPKDLRFFRRVQDAAFKTSKITAFGSTRRPGVKPQEDPNLQAMVEAGPPVVTIFGKAWDFHVTSALGTTLPENLAMIGDSVAYLLKHFEEVIFDAEHFFDGFKRNREYALETLRAAEAAGAHCLVLCDTNGGSLPHEVAEIIREVKTVVKSATPLGIHVHNDTDCAVASTLAAVAEGVNHVQGTINGYGERCGNANLVSIIPNLMLKLGLRCLPEDHLRDLRAVSRFVSELANRKPWPAQPYVGDSAFAHKAGIHVSAVLKYPETYEHVTPELVGNHRRVLVSGLAGQSNILWKAKEYGIDLGKNTPEARRILDMLKRLEDEGFQFEGAEASFELLMERALGNHRSYFDLDGFRVIVEEDNGDAEPVAEATVRLRVKGIEEHTAASGNGPVNALDHALRKALEEFYPTLREMSLLDYKVRILDETKGTAAKTRVLITSGDGDETWGTVGVADNIIEASWRALVDSIEYKLRRDEKQGRR; from the coding sequence ATGCAACGGCTCATCAAGGTCTACGACACCACCCTCCGAGACGGCACCCAGGGAGAGGGTGTCGCCTTCTCCATGGAGGACAAGGTCCGCATCGCTCAGCGGCTGGACGCCCTCGGAATCCACTACATAGAGGGCGGCTGGCCGGGGTCGAACCCGAAGGACCTGCGCTTCTTCCGGCGCGTCCAGGACGCCGCCTTCAAGACCTCCAAGATCACCGCCTTCGGGAGCACGCGCCGGCCCGGCGTCAAGCCGCAGGAGGACCCGAACCTGCAGGCCATGGTGGAGGCCGGCCCGCCCGTCGTCACGATCTTCGGCAAGGCCTGGGACTTCCACGTCACCTCCGCCCTGGGCACCACGCTCCCGGAGAATCTCGCCATGATCGGCGACTCGGTGGCCTACCTCCTGAAGCACTTCGAGGAGGTCATCTTCGACGCCGAGCACTTCTTCGACGGCTTCAAGCGGAACCGCGAGTACGCGCTCGAGACGCTCCGCGCGGCGGAGGCCGCGGGAGCCCACTGCCTCGTCCTCTGCGACACCAACGGCGGCAGCCTCCCCCACGAGGTGGCGGAGATCATCCGCGAGGTCAAGACGGTCGTGAAGTCCGCCACGCCGCTGGGCATCCACGTCCACAACGACACCGACTGCGCCGTGGCGAGCACGCTGGCCGCCGTGGCCGAGGGCGTCAACCACGTCCAGGGCACCATCAACGGCTACGGGGAGCGCTGCGGGAACGCGAACCTGGTCTCCATCATCCCGAACCTCATGCTCAAGCTGGGGCTTCGCTGTCTCCCCGAGGACCACCTGCGGGACCTGCGGGCCGTCTCGCGCTTCGTCTCGGAGCTGGCCAACCGCAAGCCCTGGCCGGCGCAGCCCTATGTGGGGGACTCCGCGTTCGCCCACAAGGCCGGCATCCACGTCTCGGCGGTGCTGAAGTACCCGGAGACCTACGAGCATGTGACGCCCGAGCTGGTGGGCAATCACCGGCGGGTGCTCGTCTCCGGGCTGGCCGGCCAGTCCAACATCCTCTGGAAGGCGAAGGAGTACGGCATCGATCTCGGGAAGAACACACCAGAGGCGCGGCGCATCCTCGACATGCTGAAGCGGCTGGAGGACGAGGGGTTCCAGTTCGAGGGCGCGGAGGCTTCCTTCGAGCTCCTCATGGAGCGGGCGCTCGGCAACCATCGCTCCTACTTCGACCTCGACGGCTTCCGCGTGATCGTGGAGGAGGACAATGGCGACGCCGAGCCCGTGGCCGAGGCCACCGTGCGGCTTCGGGTCAAGGGCATCGAGGAGCACACCGCGGCCTCGGGCAATGGGCCGGTCAACGCCCTCGACCACGCCCTCCGCAAGGCGCTCGAGGAGTTCTATCCCACCCTGCGCGAGATGTCGCTGCTCGACTACAAGGTGCGCATCCTGGACGAGACCAAGGGCACGGCCGCCAAGACGCGCGTGCTCATCACCTCGGGCGACGGCGACGAGACCTGGGGCACGGTGGGCGTGGCCGACAACATCATCGAGGCCTCGTGGCGGGCGCTGGTGGACTCGATCGAGTACAAGCTGCGCCGGGACGAGAAGCAGGGCCGCCGATAG
- a CDS encoding RraA family protein, whose translation MPLSAQQIDALRKITSPSVANAIETFNVRPREQGNLSSDIRALFPELGPVVGHAATCLIRAERGPLEGHRASLFAWWDFVLSLPAPRVIVVHDLDDPRGQGAQWGEVQANIHRALGCVGVVTDGSVRDLDEVRALGFQFCAAHVSVSHANVHMVDFAIPVKVGGVWVKPGDLIHGDQHGVLTLPEEIVPGIPEAVARVEAMERRIISACRAPDFTAEKLKAVYREIRPGTY comes from the coding sequence GTGCCCCTCAGCGCCCAGCAGATCGACGCCCTCAGAAAGATCACGAGCCCCAGTGTCGCGAACGCCATCGAGACCTTCAACGTGCGGCCCCGCGAGCAGGGCAATCTCTCGTCCGACATCCGCGCCCTCTTTCCCGAGCTCGGCCCCGTGGTGGGCCACGCCGCCACCTGCCTGATCCGCGCCGAGCGCGGCCCCCTCGAGGGCCACCGTGCGAGCCTCTTCGCCTGGTGGGACTTCGTCCTGAGTCTCCCCGCGCCGCGGGTCATCGTCGTCCACGACCTCGACGACCCGCGGGGCCAGGGGGCCCAGTGGGGGGAGGTGCAGGCCAACATCCACCGGGCCCTGGGCTGCGTGGGGGTGGTGACGGACGGCTCGGTGCGCGACCTCGACGAGGTGCGAGCGCTGGGCTTCCAGTTCTGCGCGGCGCACGTCTCGGTCTCCCACGCCAACGTCCACATGGTGGACTTCGCCATCCCGGTCAAGGTGGGCGGCGTCTGGGTCAAGCCCGGCGACCTCATCCACGGCGACCAGCACGGGGTGCTCACGCTCCCCGAGGAGATCGTCCCCGGCATCCCCGAGGCCGTGGCCAGGGTCGAGGCCATGGAGCGCCGGATCATCTCGGCCTGTCGGGCCCCCGACTTCACCGCCGAGAAGCTCAAGGCCGTGTACCGGGAGATCCGTCCGGGGACCTACTGA
- a CDS encoding fumarate hydratase C-terminal domain-containing protein, with protein MAIERLDDVRMDEIHLTTPVPERGLRALTLGDVVYLSGALYTAREGVYRQVVDKGLPLPPGLADLSNVSFHCSPAASVRPDGSYAVEAVTATASFRFGRSMAAWLERSGAKVIVGKAGLTERAYREWFVPQGAVYLTTVGYGLGATYGRSIRRVLGVHWLEELGIAQALWVLEVDRMGPFLVEGDAEGRSLFALANREINARLAEVYKSLPPPALGRFGEVIVRTDDVV; from the coding sequence ATGGCCATCGAGCGGCTCGACGACGTCCGCATGGATGAGATCCACCTCACGACGCCCGTGCCGGAACGGGGTCTCAGGGCGCTCACCCTCGGGGATGTGGTCTATCTGAGCGGCGCGCTCTACACCGCGCGCGAGGGCGTCTACCGCCAGGTGGTGGACAAGGGACTGCCACTGCCGCCGGGCCTCGCCGATCTGTCCAACGTGAGCTTCCACTGCTCGCCGGCCGCCAGCGTGCGCCCCGACGGCTCCTATGCCGTGGAAGCGGTCACGGCGACGGCGAGCTTCCGCTTCGGCCGGTCCATGGCGGCCTGGCTCGAGCGCTCCGGGGCCAAGGTCATCGTCGGCAAGGCCGGGCTCACCGAGCGGGCGTATCGCGAGTGGTTCGTCCCCCAGGGCGCCGTGTACCTCACCACCGTGGGCTACGGCCTCGGCGCCACCTACGGGCGCTCCATCAGGCGGGTGCTCGGCGTCCACTGGCTCGAGGAGCTGGGCATCGCCCAGGCGCTCTGGGTGCTCGAGGTGGACCGGATGGGCCCGTTCCTTGTGGAGGGGGACGCCGAGGGCCGGAGCCTCTTCGCGCTGGCCAATCGCGAGATCAACGCGCGTCTGGCCGAGGTCTACAAGAGCCTCCCCCCGCCGGCCCTGGGTCGCTTCGGGGAGGTCATCGTCCGCACCGACGACGTCGTCTGA
- a CDS encoding tetratricopeptide repeat protein yields MRAGTVAFATVLLVSAAAMAAEPAPPLTREQALEQLARGAAESRRQAAGWLGEAGLMADVPALVQALRDRDGIVRGLAENALWQVWSRSGDPEVDALFALGVEQMTQRANGAAIETFTRIIERKPDFAEGWNKRATVYYLIGEYEKSLRDCDEVLKRNPSHFGALAGYGQIYLQLGVPERALEHFQRALRVNPNLEQVQAAVEQLRELLIRKRRGTI; encoded by the coding sequence GTGAGGGCCGGGACTGTCGCCTTCGCCACCGTGCTGCTGGTCTCGGCTGCAGCGATGGCCGCGGAGCCCGCTCCGCCGCTCACGCGCGAGCAGGCGCTCGAGCAGCTCGCTCGGGGTGCCGCGGAGTCGCGCCGGCAGGCCGCTGGCTGGCTCGGTGAAGCGGGCCTCATGGCCGACGTCCCCGCCCTGGTCCAGGCACTCCGCGACCGCGACGGGATCGTCCGGGGGCTGGCGGAGAACGCCCTCTGGCAGGTCTGGAGCCGCTCGGGCGATCCGGAGGTGGACGCGCTCTTCGCCCTCGGGGTCGAGCAGATGACCCAGCGCGCCAACGGCGCCGCCATCGAGACCTTCACGCGGATCATCGAGAGGAAGCCGGACTTCGCCGAGGGCTGGAACAAGCGGGCGACGGTCTACTACCTCATCGGCGAGTACGAGAAGTCGCTCCGGGACTGCGACGAGGTGCTGAAGCGCAACCCCAGCCACTTCGGGGCGCTGGCTGGCTACGGGCAGATCTACCTCCAGCTCGGCGTGCCCGAGCGGGCGCTGGAGCACTTCCAGCGAGCCCTCCGCGTGAACCCCAACCTGGAGCAGGTGCAGGCCGCAGTGGAGCAGCTCCGCGAGCTCCTCATCCGGAAGCGTCGCGGCACCATCTAG
- a CDS encoding ClbS/DfsB family four-helix bundle protein has product MPEKPKLIAEAEEEFAAFKRALAGLTEAQMREIWCGTWGVREIVAHISGWHRELCPALLRLGRGEKPIPEGVSYDDVDAWNARFTAGKSSWATEALLAELDASHADFLRAARGVPEDRLLPGRTAYKIVDLNSRHHYQAHRDDILGWRRLRGI; this is encoded by the coding sequence ATGCCCGAGAAACCGAAGCTGATCGCCGAGGCCGAGGAGGAGTTCGCCGCCTTCAAGCGCGCGCTGGCAGGGCTCACCGAGGCCCAGATGCGGGAAATCTGGTGCGGGACGTGGGGCGTCCGGGAGATCGTGGCGCACATCTCGGGCTGGCACCGCGAGCTGTGCCCGGCGCTCCTGCGGCTCGGTCGCGGCGAGAAGCCGATCCCCGAGGGCGTCTCGTACGACGACGTGGACGCGTGGAACGCGAGGTTCACCGCCGGGAAGAGCTCCTGGGCGACGGAAGCCCTCCTCGCCGAACTGGACGCCTCCCACGCCGACTTCCTCCGGGCGGCGCGCGGCGTGCCCGAGGACCGCCTACTGCCGGGCAGGACCGCGTACAAGATCGTGGACCTGAACAGCCGCCATCACTACCAGGCTCACCGCGACGACATCCTCGGCTGGCGCCGCTTGCGGGGCATCTGA
- a CDS encoding MFS transporter produces the protein MTTDLARTRRARWWIIAVPALLYFFSYFHRIAPAVVAADLMGAFAVPAAALGSLSAIYPYCFAAMALPGGSLADTLGPRRTLTLGALTMSVGAVVFGLAPAFGTALAGRLLVGLGASVILIASLRLAAEWFRTDEFATVSGWSQTVGSLGALVGTTPLALLVEGLGWRSAFVSIGGFTALLAGACFLLVRDQPSALGLAPINPVRPGPAPSLRAVLSGIPAVAGNRRSWPPVLTSTGVYGAFVAFVGLWGVPYLTQVYGVPRVQASNLIALAAVGLLVSSPLVGWASDRWLVRRRPPLVAATALYVGVWAALVLPGQPVPLGWIGPLCFLLGFGSGAVVVVFSCVREVNDPRYLGVALGFHNLPVFLGFALMQWLTGALLDAGWEGALAAGTRIYSPGAYRGAFALCLAVSAAALVCACLVTETRCRNIWRAP, from the coding sequence GTGACCACGGACCTTGCGCGGACGCGCCGCGCCCGGTGGTGGATCATCGCGGTGCCGGCGCTCCTCTACTTCTTCTCCTACTTCCACCGGATCGCGCCCGCGGTGGTGGCGGCCGACCTCATGGGCGCCTTCGCCGTCCCGGCCGCGGCGCTCGGATCCCTCTCGGCCATCTACCCGTACTGCTTCGCCGCGATGGCGCTCCCCGGCGGGAGCCTCGCCGACACGCTCGGACCCCGCCGCACCCTCACGCTCGGCGCCCTCACCATGAGCGTCGGCGCCGTGGTCTTCGGCCTGGCTCCGGCCTTTGGCACGGCCCTGGCGGGCCGCCTGCTGGTGGGGCTCGGCGCCTCGGTGATTCTGATCGCCTCGCTCCGCCTCGCCGCGGAGTGGTTCCGAACCGACGAGTTCGCGACCGTCTCCGGCTGGAGCCAGACGGTGGGCTCTCTGGGCGCCCTGGTGGGGACGACGCCGCTGGCGCTCCTGGTCGAGGGGCTCGGCTGGCGCTCGGCCTTCGTGTCGATTGGCGGGTTCACCGCCCTCCTGGCGGGGGCCTGCTTCCTCCTCGTACGCGACCAGCCGAGCGCGCTCGGCCTGGCGCCCATCAACCCCGTGCGCCCCGGTCCCGCGCCCAGTCTCCGGGCGGTGCTCTCCGGAATCCCCGCGGTGGCGGGAAACCGGCGCTCATGGCCGCCCGTGCTCACCTCCACCGGCGTCTACGGCGCCTTCGTGGCCTTCGTGGGACTCTGGGGCGTCCCCTACCTCACCCAGGTGTACGGCGTGCCCCGCGTCCAGGCCTCCAACCTGATCGCCCTCGCGGCCGTGGGGCTGCTCGTCTCCTCGCCGCTGGTGGGCTGGGCCTCCGACCGCTGGCTCGTTCGCCGCCGCCCCCCGCTCGTCGCGGCAACGGCGCTCTACGTCGGCGTGTGGGCGGCGCTGGTCCTGCCCGGGCAGCCCGTGCCGCTCGGCTGGATCGGCCCCCTCTGCTTCCTCCTGGGATTCGGCTCCGGGGCGGTGGTCGTGGTCTTCTCCTGCGTGCGGGAGGTCAACGATCCCCGCTACCTGGGCGTGGCGCTGGGGTTTCACAACCTGCCGGTGTTCCTCGGCTTCGCCCTCATGCAGTGGCTGACAGGCGCCCTCCTCGACGCCGGCTGGGAGGGCGCGCTGGCCGCGGGAACGCGCATCTACTCGCCGGGTGCCTACCGCGGGGCGTTCGCACTCTGCCTGGCCGTCTCGGCGGCCGCGCTCGTCTGCGCCTGTCTCGTGACGGAGACGCGCTGCCGCAACATCTGGCGGGCCCCCTGA
- a CDS encoding iron ABC transporter permease — protein sequence MWAHLWRTQLPELIGNTVLLLLAVGAGTLVLGSALAWLVVSYRFPACRAFEWALILPLAIPAYVVGFAFLGLLEFSGPVQTTLRGWLGDWVRLPELRSFGGVALMMILVFYPYVYLLARAAFREQGSATLETARSLGRSRLRAFVEVTLPMARPSLAAGVSLAMMEALADFGTVATFGYRTLTEAIYRVWYGMFDRLAATQLASILLLFAFTLLALERASRGRARFTQAQRRGQSLPVALHGWRAGAATATCLAVLGLAFLLPVGQLALWAIQTMASGQVAPTFGHLLATTLWLAGAASLVACLLAVTLAYAGRLEPSGAIRFSTRFASMGYALPGAVIAVGVLLPLAWLDHAVAPAVDRLAGRSVGLLLTGSAAGLLFAYLGRFLAVSLQTVEASLGKIPASLDDAARSLGASAGAALRRIHLPLMRGGLLTALILVFVETMKEMPATLLLRPFGLNTLAMEVWERTSEAMWQEAALPALAIVVAGLLPVALTLRLSGRRPDA from the coding sequence GTGTGGGCCCATCTCTGGCGAACCCAGCTCCCCGAGCTGATCGGCAACACGGTGCTCCTGCTCCTCGCAGTGGGCGCGGGGACCCTCGTCCTCGGCTCGGCGCTGGCCTGGCTCGTCGTCAGCTACCGCTTCCCGGCCTGCCGTGCGTTCGAGTGGGCGCTGATCCTGCCGCTGGCCATCCCCGCCTACGTGGTGGGCTTCGCCTTCCTGGGGCTGCTGGAGTTCTCTGGGCCGGTGCAGACAACGCTGCGGGGGTGGCTCGGCGACTGGGTCCGCCTCCCCGAGCTGCGGTCCTTCGGCGGCGTCGCGCTCATGATGATCCTCGTCTTCTATCCCTACGTCTACCTGCTGGCGCGGGCCGCCTTCCGCGAGCAGGGATCGGCCACGCTGGAGACGGCGCGCAGCCTGGGGCGCTCCCGCCTGCGCGCCTTCGTCGAGGTCACCCTCCCCATGGCGCGGCCGTCCCTGGCCGCCGGGGTCTCGCTGGCCATGATGGAGGCCCTTGCCGACTTCGGCACGGTGGCGACGTTCGGCTACCGGACCCTGACGGAGGCCATCTACCGCGTCTGGTACGGTATGTTCGATCGCCTGGCAGCAACGCAGCTCGCGAGCATCCTGCTGCTCTTCGCGTTCACCCTCCTGGCCCTCGAGCGCGCGTCCCGCGGGCGCGCGCGCTTCACCCAGGCCCAGCGGCGCGGCCAGAGCCTCCCCGTGGCTCTCCACGGCTGGCGAGCCGGCGCCGCGACGGCCACCTGCCTCGCCGTCCTGGGGCTCGCCTTCCTGCTGCCCGTGGGCCAGCTCGCGCTCTGGGCGATCCAGACCATGGCTTCGGGGCAGGTCGCCCCGACCTTCGGGCACCTTCTGGCCACCACCCTGTGGCTGGCCGGCGCGGCGTCCCTCGTCGCCTGTCTGCTCGCCGTGACGCTCGCCTACGCCGGACGGCTCGAGCCCTCCGGAGCCATTCGCTTCTCGACGCGCTTCGCCTCCATGGGCTATGCGCTGCCCGGCGCCGTCATCGCCGTGGGAGTTCTGCTCCCGCTGGCCTGGCTCGACCACGCCGTGGCGCCCGCGGTGGACCGTCTGGCCGGGCGCTCCGTCGGCCTCCTGTTGACGGGCTCGGCGGCCGGGCTCCTCTTCGCGTATCTCGGGCGCTTCCTGGCCGTCAGCCTGCAGACCGTGGAGGCGAGCCTCGGCAAGATCCCCGCGAGCCTCGACGATGCCGCCCGGTCCCTCGGGGCCAGCGCCGGCGCGGCGCTCCGGCGGATCCACCTGCCGCTCATGCGCGGCGGCCTGCTCACGGCCCTGATCCTCGTCTTCGTCGAGACCATGAAGGAGATGCCCGCCACGCTCCTGCTGCGCCCCTTCGGACTCAACACGCTGGCCATGGAGGTGTGGGAGCGCACCTCGGAGGCCATGTGGCAGGAGGCAGCCCTCCCTGCGCTCGCCATTGTCGTGGCAGGGCTCCTGCCGGTTGCGCTGACGCTCCGGCTGAGCGGCCGGCGCCCGGACGCCTGA
- a CDS encoding fumarate hydratase, producing the protein MGPIPAKVIEETARELTARAAIDIPPDYREGILRARERETGRLSRFVLTEMLANWDAATADRRPMCADTGLPRYYVKLGNEAAVEGGLAALERALRQATAEATAAIPLRPNRVHPLTREDPNTNVGIHAPEITYSVEPAAAWIDVTTVHKGGLFGSDWRMLFPGDGIPGIKRFFVDTLVEGGKRGLACQPAIVGVGIGGAKDTCMRLGKEAACLRLVGSRNPDPGAAALEAELTALGNQIGIGAMGFAGTAMVVATHVELAHTHTGGMPVGIHQFCLSSRRATARIHLDGRVEFRADPAWFTDYYRRPGIE; encoded by the coding sequence ATGGGCCCGATTCCCGCGAAGGTGATCGAGGAGACGGCGCGCGAGCTGACGGCCCGCGCCGCCATCGACATCCCCCCCGACTACCGCGAGGGCATCCTCCGGGCCCGGGAGCGCGAGACGGGTCGGCTCTCCCGCTTCGTCCTCACCGAGATGCTCGCCAACTGGGACGCCGCCACCGCCGACCGCCGGCCCATGTGCGCCGACACCGGGCTGCCGCGCTACTACGTCAAGCTCGGCAACGAGGCGGCCGTCGAGGGCGGCCTCGCGGCCCTCGAGCGGGCGCTCAGGCAGGCGACGGCGGAGGCCACGGCGGCCATCCCGCTCCGGCCCAACCGCGTGCACCCGCTCACCCGGGAGGACCCGAACACCAACGTCGGGATCCACGCTCCCGAGATCACCTACAGCGTCGAGCCCGCGGCCGCCTGGATCGACGTGACCACCGTCCACAAGGGCGGCCTCTTCGGCTCCGACTGGCGCATGCTCTTCCCCGGCGACGGCATCCCCGGCATCAAGCGCTTCTTCGTGGACACCCTCGTCGAGGGCGGCAAGCGCGGGCTCGCCTGCCAGCCCGCCATCGTCGGCGTCGGCATCGGCGGGGCCAAGGACACCTGCATGCGCCTCGGGAAGGAGGCGGCGTGCCTCCGCCTCGTCGGCAGCCGGAACCCGGATCCCGGCGCCGCCGCGCTCGAGGCGGAACTGACGGCGCTGGGCAATCAGATCGGCATCGGCGCCATGGGCTTCGCGGGCACCGCCATGGTGGTGGCGACGCACGTGGAGCTGGCCCATACCCACACCGGCGGCATGCCCGTGGGCATCCACCAGTTCTGTCTCTCGTCCCGTCGCGCCACGGCCCGCATCCATCTGGACGGGCGCGTCGAGTTCCGCGCCGACCCGGCGTGGTTCACCGACTATTACCGGCGACCGGGGATCGAGTGA
- a CDS encoding GNAT family N-acetyltransferase — translation MIEIRLPSLSDAGPCTDLAALVIGQERAGPFIKSHLERHQLVVAEADGEVVGCLAYRTDWFQCTLVSLVVVREDFRRRGIAREFFKTVEAVSLSPRLFSSTEETNAPAIRMHTALGFAPSGYIDNLPQGTRELLFYRRIAPRGAAG, via the coding sequence ATGATCGAGATCCGCCTCCCGTCCCTGTCCGACGCCGGCCCCTGCACCGACCTGGCCGCCCTCGTGATCGGCCAGGAGCGCGCGGGGCCGTTCATCAAGTCACACCTGGAGCGGCATCAGCTCGTCGTGGCCGAGGCGGACGGGGAGGTGGTCGGATGCCTCGCCTACCGCACGGACTGGTTCCAGTGCACCCTGGTCTCGCTGGTGGTGGTCCGGGAGGACTTCAGGCGCAGGGGCATCGCGAGGGAGTTCTTCAAGACCGTGGAGGCCGTGTCCCTGAGCCCGCGGCTCTTCTCCTCCACGGAGGAGACGAACGCGCCCGCCATCCGCATGCACACGGCACTGGGCTTTGCGCCGAGCGGCTACATCGACAACCTGCCCCAGGGAACGCGGGAGCTGCTCTTCTACCGGCGCATCGCCCCCCGCGGCGCCGCGGGCTGA